Sequence from the Pseudomonas frederiksbergensis genome:
AGGGAAATGTTCACCAACATCGCCCCGGCGACGAACAGCCAGAAACTCAATGCATTGAGGAACGGAAACGCCACGTCCCGGGCACCGATCTGCAAGGGCACGACGATGTTCATCAGCCCCACGACCAATGGCATCGCCATGAAGAAGATCATGATCACGCCATGGGCGGTGAAGATCTGGTCATAGTGTTCCGGTGGCAGATAGCCGGGCGAACCGTCGGACGCCATCGCCTGTTGCGTGCGCATCATGATTGCGTCGGAAAAGCCACGCAGCAGCATCACCAGGCCGACGGCGATGTACATCACGCCGATGCGTTTGTGATCGACTGAGGTAAACCACTCTTTCCACAGGTAGGTCCATTTGCGGTAGTAGGTGATGGCACCCATGCCGGCCAGGGCGATCAGCCCCACCACCGCAAGGGTCCACATGATGATCGGCTCATCCGTCGGGATCGCCTCCAGCGTCAGTTTTCCAAACATGCCTTACTCCTGCGCTTTGCGTTGAGCCCCGACGGGTGATTCGATGCTGCCCTGCATGTGCTCCATGCGATGCTCGACTTCACGGGAACGGTTCATGCCTTCGTATTTATCGATGATGCTCTGGAACAAGTCCGGCTGGACCGAGGCGTAGTGCTCCACCGGGTGCTTGACCGTGGGTCGGGCCAGTCGGGCGTAGCTGTCCTTATCCAACCGCCCTTGTCCTGCGCGCACGCTGGCAACCCACTTCTCGAAACCCGCCGCATCGGTGGCCAGGGTTTGGAAATGCATGTCGGAAAAGCCCGGGCCGTTGTAGTTGGCGGCGATGCCCCGGTATTGCCCGGCCTCGTTGGCGATCAGGTGCAGTTGAGTCTGCATGCCAGCCATGGCGTAGATCTGCCCGCCCAGCGCCGGAATGAAAAACGAGGTCATCGCGCCATCGGAGGTCACGCGAAAGTTCACCGGTGTGTCCAAAGGCATTGCCAGCTCATTGACCGAAGCGATGCCCAGTTCCGGATAGATGAAGACCCATTTCCAGTCCGCAGCGATGACCTGCACCACCAGCGGCTTCACGTCGGAATCCAGCGGCCGGTAAGGGTCCAGCGCATGGGTGGACTTCCAGGTAACCACGCCGAGAATGATGATGATCACCAGCGGCACGCCCCAGACCACCGCTTCGATCTTGCGCGAATGCGCCCACTCCGGCGTGTACTTCGCCTTTGTGTTGGAAGCGCGGTACTTCACGGAAAAGACGAACGCCATGACGATGACCGGCACCACCACCAGCAACATCAACAATGTCGAGAGAATGATCAAGTTGCGTTGATCGACGCCGACCTGTCCCTTGGGATTGAACAACACCATGTCGCAACCACCGAGCAACAGCAGCCCGCCGACCAGCAACAACCTTGATAAGTAACAAGGCAGTCGAGTTCGCATCTCTTACGCTTCGCTTATGGGTTGCTTGCCAGTTGCCGAGCGATCTTGTCTTTGATCGACAGGCGCTGTTCCTTGAGTTTGCGCAGGTCGTCATCCTCGACGTTGCCCGCTGAAATGGATTCGGCGGCCAATACTTGGTTATCCAGATCCATGTACTCATCCAGCAGGCGATCAAGTTCCGGATCCTGCTGGCGACGTTGTTGGACCGCCTCTTTACTGCAATTCAAATCCTGATAAAGATCATGAGAAGCAGGCATGGCCTTCTCCTTTTACGGTGTTGTTGGGGTACACGATTTTTAGAATTGGCCCCCTCGGCTAAGTTGAGAGAAACATCTGGAAACGGTGACGAACGGCATCGCGCACAAAAAAAAGCCCACGAGACGTGGGCAAAGGGAAAGCGGTTATGTCGCAGGCCGAGTCAGGAGGATTGCTTACCTGCGGCCGAAGGCATCGCCGTGGAATCAACCCGGACCGTGCGTGATCGAAGCATTGCCTTCTCCCACTCCGTGGCATCGTGGCTGCAAAAGATTTCGACGTGCCCGTTTTGAACCCGCGCCAGTTCCCGCAGGCGATCCTGGTTGCGCATCCGTGCCGAACGGTAGGTGTCCATCATGTATTGATAGAATTTCAGCCCCGGCGGACAGTGGCGCTCGGCTTGATGGACTTCATCGTGGAAGAAATAGGCATCGCCGGCATGCAGCAGCCAACCGTCGGGCGTGCGCACGGCAATGCCGGCGTGCCCGGCCGTATGGCCTTGCAGCGGCACAAGGAAAATGTCCTCTTCTTCGGCCCCGATGAGCGCGCGCACCGAGTCGAAACCGAACCAGGTGTCGCCGTCCGGGGCATAGAACTCCCAATTGTCGATGCCCTGCCACTGACGTGCCTGGAACCGCCGCCGGCTGATCCAACTGTCGGCGGAGCGCGCCGCCGCCATTTCGTCACGCATCACATGAACCCGGGCCTGGGGAAAATCCTGGAGCCCACCGGCGTGATCGAAATCCAGATGGGTCAGGAGAATATGCCGAACGTCATTGGCATCGAAGCCTAGCCGCCGCACTTGTTCCAACGCGGTAAGGCGATGTTCGAATTTGATGTTGTTGAACGCCCGGAAAAATCGGCTCAACCGCTCGGGGGTCTGCACATCGCGCTGGCCAAAACCGGTGTCCACGAGGACCAGGCCGTTGCTGTCGGTTTCAATCAACAGGCAATGGCACACCAGGCACGCCGTCAGTCCTCGACTGTAGCCATCGAACAACTTCCCGCCCACCGGGCACATGCAACCGCAGTTCAGGTGGTGGATATGCATGTGGGCCTCCTGTCACGAATGGCGCGTCGATTTCCGTTTTTTCATGAACTCTTTTGAAATCGACAGGAACGCGACAGGCGCAATTCCGCAAAGGCGACAGGCGGTGGCTATGTCCAGGCAAAGATGCCCTGGGTGGGAGCTTGCTCGCTGCCACGCAGGGGGATCAATCGAGGATCAGGTGCGGCAGGAACCGACTGGAATCCTTGGTGATCAGGCTATTGTCTTCCCGCACCCCGATACCGGCGGCCTGGTCGCCGATGACCCAGGAACCGATCAGGGTGTAGCTGTCGCCAAAGCGTGGCAGTGGCGCGAACTCCTGGAGGATGAACGGCGCATCGGTATACGGGCCGTCCTCTTTGACGATCAAACCATCAGTAGTCTGCAGCTCGATATTGGCGCCTTCCCGGGAAAAGAACGGCTTGCGTACCCAGCCCTTGGGCACCGCTTTGCTCGTGTCGGTATCCAGGTGGGCGGCGAGCAGGTTCGGGTGGCCTTTGTTGAACTCCCACAACAGCGGCAGGATGCCTTTGTTGGAGATGATCGACTTCCACGCCGGTTCGAAAAACTGCGTATCGCATTGGGCTATCGCAGCGCCAAACGGCTCGTGGAAAATGAACTCCCAGGCATGCAGCTTGAACAGGTGCGGAATCCAGCGCTCTTGCAGATCGACGAAACGTCCTTCACTGTTGAGGCCGATGTCTTCGATATCGATGTGCCGCGATTCGATGCCGACTTTTTCCGCGATCAGGCGCAAGTAATCCGTGGTGCCCTTGTCTTCCACCGAGCCTTTAATCGAGGCGAAATAGAACGGCTCCTTAAGCTGCAACTGGGCAAAGGCCTGGTGCAGCTTGGTATCGATGCTGTTGAACTGGTCGGCATGGGCCGGCAGCACACCGCGCTCGATGCACTGCTCCAGCCAGCCCCACTGGAACGCCGCCGCCTCGTAGAGGCTGGTCGGCGTGTCGTAGTTGAGCTCCAGCAATTTGGCGGGACCGCTGCCGTTGTAGGAGAAATCCATACGCCCATACAGGTGCGGGTGGCCTTCCAGCCATGACGTGCGAACCAAGTCGAAGAACGGCGCCGGAATACTCAGGCGCTCCAGCAATTCTTCGCTTTGGACCACGCGGGCCACGAGGTCCATGCACATCTCATGGATCTCGGTGGTCGGGTCTTCCAGGTCATCCTCGATTTGCTTGAGGGTGAATTGGTAGTACGCGCTTTCGTCCCAATAGGGTTCGTCGTCGATGGTGTGGAACAGAAAGCCGAGCTGCTCGGCGGTCTGCTTCCAGTCAGGACGCTCTGCGCACTGGATCTTCTTCATGACGCTGGTTCCTCAACCGCCGGAGCTGCTCGAACCGCCCCAACCGCTGCGGGCGCTGGACTTGCTACCGAAACCACCGCGAGACGTAGAGGACGCGACGGACATTGGCTTGCTGGTCTTGATGGAGTCGGTGTAGCTGCCGTACCGCGCCTGGTTGGACTTGTTGAAGGTCGAGCCCCTGGAAACCCGCTGGCTGAGCGTCGAGGACCCGAAGTTGCCCCGATCGTCGCGGTAGCGGTAGACCGGCTCGGAGTAATAGCTGTTGCGGTTGCCGCTCAGCATGTTGCCGATCAGCATGCCGGTCAGCAGGTTGCCGAAGCCTGAACCACCGACGTTCGCTTCCGACGCCGGCAATTGGGCCCGGGCCGCATCGACCTGCGATTGCGTAACTTCGCCGTCGGCGCTGAGCTCGAAACCACCGAGCTTGGGGATGAACTGGCCACTCGAGTCCTGCTGGCACCAGTCCGGGACAAAGTCGGCATCGCAATCCGCCTGGCTGGCGTACGTCGGCGCGATGCGACGGTGCTCGGCCATGGCGGTCATGTAGGCGTCGGCGCAAATGTCCACCGGCAGCTTTTCATCGACACATTGCTGGACGGATTGGAAGTTGTACTTCTTCTGCAACTTGTAGGTTTTTTCCGTTGGCCCGCAGCCAGATATCGCCAGGGCGACCGACGCAGCCAGCGAAAGCTGGACGTACTTGCTTCGTTTCATCGGGATCTCCGTGGCGCGATCAGTTCGTGGAAGGCGTCATGCACGCGGCGTTCAACATGCCGACGCTGATGGCCACGGCGGCGATATAGATACCTGCGGCGATTTCACCGTTCTTGATGCGCGCCGAAGCCCCCTTGAGGACCAGGCTGGTCATCAGGAACGCCAGCAACTGAACGACAGCTGCGATCACCGCCCAGACGATGAAGTCCAGCATGTTGATCGAGTAGGCAATCACATTGCTGGCCGGAATGGCGAAACCGATGACGGCGCCGCCCAGGGCGATGGCCGCCGCCACGTTGCCCGAACGAATCAGTTCGAATTCCCGGTGCGGTGTGACGCGGGTGTAGATGAACTGGAACAGCGCGAACAGCACGGCGGCGCCGAGGATGTACATGACAAAGCCAAGCACGGCGGCTTTGTTCAGGGAAATGGAGAGCGCTTCAAGCATGGACTTCTTCCTTATTCAAAAAGTGTTCAGGTCAGTGGTGTACAGGGAAATACCCAGCGAAGTGCTCAGGCTGACGCTGCCCTCGGCGTCTTCTTCGACGGAGAACAACAGGAACTCCCGGCGATCCGTCAGGCCGGTGTCGCGGGCGTACAGCATCGAACGATGTTCGACGTTGTAGGACTCGTCCGGATTGCTTACGCGCTCGCTCAACGCCACCAGTTCTGTCTGGCCCGCCTCGGTGCCCCATTCGCGGGTGTACTCGACGCCGTCATGGGTGTAGGTCGGCAGGCCGATCAGGCTTTCGGGGCCGGCGAGGCGACGCAACTCCGCTTCACTGTTGATCGTGACGTAGCTGAGGTAGTTGAACAGGATCACCGACTCGACCTGCCCGGCGACGTCGCCGCTGGTGTGCACCTGCAACCAATAGTCCTCATCGTTCATGTAGCAGCGCGACAGCCAGTTCGACTGCCCGAGGTCGACGATGCCCAGGCTCCAGATCTGCTGGTTGCCCGGGATGACCACGCTGCTGTTGCCGTCGAGCAGCAACTTGAGCGTGGTGTCGAACATGAC
This genomic interval carries:
- a CDS encoding DUF1190 domain-containing protein, whose protein sequence is MKRSKYVQLSLAASVALAISGCGPTEKTYKLQKKYNFQSVQQCVDEKLPVDICADAYMTAMAEHRRIAPTYASQADCDADFVPDWCQQDSSGQFIPKLGGFELSADGEVTQSQVDAARAQLPASEANVGGSGFGNLLTGMLIGNMLSGNRNSYYSEPVYRYRDDRGNFGSSTLSQRVSRGSTFNKSNQARYGSYTDSIKTSKPMSVASSTSRGGFGSKSSARSGWGGSSSSGG
- a CDS encoding DUF350 domain-containing protein, with the protein product MLEALSISLNKAAVLGFVMYILGAAVLFALFQFIYTRVTPHREFELIRSGNVAAAIALGGAVIGFAIPASNVIAYSINMLDFIVWAVIAAVVQLLAFLMTSLVLKGASARIKNGEIAAGIYIAAVAISVGMLNAACMTPSTN
- a CDS encoding YdcH family protein translates to MPASHDLYQDLNCSKEAVQQRRQQDPELDRLLDEYMDLDNQVLAAESISAGNVEDDDLRKLKEQRLSIKDKIARQLASNP
- a CDS encoding DUF2491 family protein; translation: MGWFKQLMGLEAPNANRTASNHAPVTGPLGLSSGKQVMFDTTLKLLLDGNSSVVIPGNQQIWSLGIVDLGQSNWLSRCYMNDEDYWLQVHTSGDVAGQVESVILFNYLSYVTINSEAELRRLAGPESLIGLPTYTHDGVEYTREWGTEAGQTELVALSERVSNPDESYNVEHRSMLYARDTGLTDRREFLLFSVEEDAEGSVSLSTSLGISLYTTDLNTF
- a CDS encoding glutathionylspermidine synthase family protein produces the protein MKKIQCAERPDWKQTAEQLGFLFHTIDDEPYWDESAYYQFTLKQIEDDLEDPTTEIHEMCMDLVARVVQSEELLERLSIPAPFFDLVRTSWLEGHPHLYGRMDFSYNGSGPAKLLELNYDTPTSLYEAAAFQWGWLEQCIERGVLPAHADQFNSIDTKLHQAFAQLQLKEPFYFASIKGSVEDKGTTDYLRLIAEKVGIESRHIDIEDIGLNSEGRFVDLQERWIPHLFKLHAWEFIFHEPFGAAIAQCDTQFFEPAWKSIISNKGILPLLWEFNKGHPNLLAAHLDTDTSKAVPKGWVRKPFFSREGANIELQTTDGLIVKEDGPYTDAPFILQEFAPLPRFGDSYTLIGSWVIGDQAAGIGVREDNSLITKDSSRFLPHLILD
- the cyoA gene encoding ubiquinol oxidase subunit II produces the protein MRTRLPCYLSRLLLVGGLLLLGGCDMVLFNPKGQVGVDQRNLIILSTLLMLLVVVPVIVMAFVFSVKYRASNTKAKYTPEWAHSRKIEAVVWGVPLVIIIILGVVTWKSTHALDPYRPLDSDVKPLVVQVIAADWKWVFIYPELGIASVNELAMPLDTPVNFRVTSDGAMTSFFIPALGGQIYAMAGMQTQLHLIANEAGQYRGIAANYNGPGFSDMHFQTLATDAAGFEKWVASVRAGQGRLDKDSYARLARPTVKHPVEHYASVQPDLFQSIIDKYEGMNRSREVEHRMEHMQGSIESPVGAQRKAQE
- a CDS encoding MBL fold metallo-hydrolase, which codes for MHIHHLNCGCMCPVGGKLFDGYSRGLTACLVCHCLLIETDSNGLVLVDTGFGQRDVQTPERLSRFFRAFNNIKFEHRLTALEQVRRLGFDANDVRHILLTHLDFDHAGGLQDFPQARVHVMRDEMAAARSADSWISRRRFQARQWQGIDNWEFYAPDGDTWFGFDSVRALIGAEEEDIFLVPLQGHTAGHAGIAVRTPDGWLLHAGDAYFFHDEVHQAERHCPPGLKFYQYMMDTYRSARMRNQDRLRELARVQNGHVEIFCSHDATEWEKAMLRSRTVRVDSTAMPSAAGKQSS